Genomic segment of Cytobacillus suaedae:
CTACTTTTAAAAGAAGACCTATATCTTCATTATTAAAATTGCTTAAAGCAATAACATCTTCTTGATGGACTAACTCCTGTACAACTGTTTTAAATATAACCTTTATCGCACTCTTACATTTATTTATTTGCTTGTACCCCAATAAATCAGCCAGCTCATGCAAATTACCTAAATTGAAGGCAATAACCACCACTTGGTTATCTTTCCTAAATGCACGTTTTATCCCAGAAACTAAAGGGTTTCTAAGAGTAAATACGGGTGGATAATATCTTAAGTAACGATGTGGTAGTACGATTTTACTCCACTTTTTGATGTATGAACGAACTGTATGTGTTGATGTAAACATGGAATATCTATCCACCCCTTCTGACCAAGCCGCTTCTTCTCTCATTTTATCATAAAATGAGCAATTTCGATTTCTTTCTCCAAAAAAAATTTCTATAATTGTTATATTTTTCAAAAATCGTTTACAATTTTATTTTAGTACTCACTTTGATATGATAAAAGGTGAGAATAAAATTGATTGTACATAAAGGGGTTTAAAAACATGGGTGAAAGATTCTTTTTATATGATGATACAGTTGAGACAAAAACAAGATTTATTAGCTTTATGGGAGATACTCAACGCTTCGACTTAGCGATTATTAAGTCTGATCGATACTATGGGAAATCACTTGTACTTGATATACAAAGCAATAGATTTGCAATTATTGGCACGGATGACCTTGATGAGCCTGGATATATTGAGCATGCGTATAACTTATCAGAAGAAGAAGCAGAAGAGTTAAAATCATTCTTATATGAAGTCGTCTAATGTCTAACTAAAAATACCACTTAAGATCTCCTCCTTTTCGGTTAAACTATTTAATACTAGGTAAAGAAGGAGGGGCATTGATGGCTAGGAAAGACAAAGAGGAAGAAGCCTACACTGACTTTTCAAATGTTGAAACGATGCACAATTTTTTAACGGTTGAAGATTTACCAGAAGGACCTTATGGCTCACCTAGAGGGCTTAATGAACCTGTCTTTAATAAAAGTGAACCTTGGGAAGAGGGACAAAGGTATTATAGTGCATTCAACTATGAGGCTAAAGCATTTCATGAAAACCTACCACGTCAATTTCCAGGAGCTCACCCTACACACGATGACCCTGATGTTGACCTAGAACATCCTTATATGGAAAAACAGTAAAATTTCATACAATAAAAAAACTGATGCATTAGAAGACATTCATCTTCTTGCATCAGTTTTTTATTTTTTGATTCTACGTAAAACAAAGTAAGCACAACCAAAATTACAGTACTCATATAAGTATTCCGAAAGTGTACTGATTTTTGTATCGTAGCTAGCCTTTTGATTTTGATCTTCATAAAACCCACGAAGTCTCAATTGACTATAACCCCAGTCACCTACTATGTAATCATACTTATTAAGAATTTCACTGTACCTTGCTCGAAAAGCTTCTTCATTAAAACCATTCTTTGTATCTTCAACTAATTCATAGCAAATATTATTTATACAAATCAAAAGATTCACCTCTTTATATAGCTCTAATGCTATCCAATACAAGCTTACCATTACTTTACCATAAATTATATCCTATTCACCATCAATTGCTAAGAGAAAAAAATCAAAAATCGGTCATTATAAGAGTGAGGGGGTGCTCAAATTGAAGAAGACAATTTTTATAACAGGCTTATGCTGTATGGCAGCATTAACTGGCTGTATGAATCCAAATGAAGCAGAGGTCTACGAAGAAAGTGGTTATACGATAAATAGACAAGACAGAAATGAGATATATAATGATGATGGTTTAATAAATAATGGAGACAAACAATCAAATTTTGGTTATGTTAGACACCAAAAGAGCCCTGTACCTGGAGAGGTAGGTATAACTAATAATTTACCTACTTTAAACAGAGAAGTGATGGCTGATTTAATAAGTAAAATCAGTATTACTTTGCCTAATGTTAACGAAGCGGCCACTCTAGTTACAGATGAAGAAGTACTAGTTGTATATGAGACAAATTCAGAAAATCGCTTTGAAACAGCAGACCAAGTTAAAAAATCAGCATTGTCTGTTGTCCCTAGGTGGTATCACGTTTATGTTTCAGATAATCCAGTATTGATAAGAGATATAGAACGATTTGGATTACTTGATACAAATGTCCGTGATGTTGACCAAATTCTTGATGCAACAATCGCAAGAATGCTTGAGTCTCCACAGGGAAGAAAAATAAGTACTGGGGAAAATGAAAATGGAGAAATCACTGGCGGCATGAATGATGAATATGAGGAACGTGCAGGGGAAGAAGATCAAGATCCAGATAAACACAATATTTTGCATCAACAGGGCAAATTGATAGATGATGGTCATACAACACCGCACGGATTAGGTGGTCTAGGGGATTATGACATCTATAAACCAGAAGAAAACGAAAACTTATATAGAACGAACGATAATCGTGGGTAACAAAATAGAATAAGCACCTGGATACGGTGCTCGATTTAGACACAAAAAGGGGCTTTCGCCCCTTTTTTATGCTTCTTTTGCTTCTAATTCTTGTGCTTCAAGCTTTGCTTGTTTATTTTGCTGAGCTGAATTTACTTGCTCATCTGCATGGTAAGAAGAGCGAACTAATGGCCCTGCTTCACAATGGCTGAATCCTTTTGATAATGCAATCTCTTTTAATTCTGCGAACTCATCAGGATGATAATATTTTTGAACTTTTAGATGTTTGGTCGAAGGTTGAAGATATTGACCTAATGTAAGAATATCAACATCATTTGCACGTAAATCATCCATCGTTTCGATGATTTCTTCTTTCGTCTCTCCTAATCCAATCATGATACTGGATTTTGTAGGAATCGAGTCATTCATCTCTTTAGCACGTTTTAGGAACTCAAGAGATCGATCATATTTAGCTCGTGCTCTTACTCTGTCAGAAAGGCTTCGAACTGTTTCAATGTTGTGATTCATGATATCAGGTTTAGCATCCATCAGTACTTTTAAGTTATCAAGGACCCCTCCCATATCTGAAGGTAAAACTTCAATTGAGGTTAAAGGACTTTTTCTTCTGATAGCTCGTACTGTTTCCGCAAAAACAGCAGCTCCACCATCTTTTAAATCATCACGGGCTACTGCAGTAACTACAACGTGTTTTAACCCCATAAGCACAACTGAATCTGCTACACGTTCTGGTTCTTGCCAATCTAGCTCATTCGGTAATCCTGTTTTAACCGCACAGAAACGACATGCTCTTGTACACACATCACCTAGGATCATGAAAGTAGCAGTTTTTCTCACAGCCCAACATTCATGTATGTTAGGGCATTTAGCTTCTTCACATACAGTATGTAGTTTCTTCTCTCTCATCATCTTTTTTAAGCCTGTATAGTTTTCATTGGTGTTTAATTTTATTTTAAGCCATTCCGGTTTACGTAAATGTTGTTCTTTTTTTGCCAAAATAATCAACTCCAAATAATATTTCTTATTTCATTATATCGATTATATCAAATGAATCCAACAGTGTTCCGTGTCTTTAGTCACTTTATCATACCAAATCTAGAACCTCAAGAAATTGATTTTTAGCAATTTCCATCATTTAGTATTTATTAAAATGGCTCTATTCAACAAACTAACAATATGAAAACAATGAAAGGAGCAACTTATGAGAAAGTTTATTCTCTCTTTATTAATCATATCATTTATCCTTCCATTATCCATATCAACGGCATTTGCAAATTCCGAGATGGATCAACAAACAATCTACGAAGAGCGAATGCTATTATATAAAAACGTAGAGACGGTTACCCATATTCCATGGTACTATTTTGCTGCAATCGACCAATATGAACGAAGCTTACGCCGGTCAAGAAAGGACTTACCGAATGCTGAAGGGCTTATCGGTATATATTTTAAACCAGAAATTTGGTCAGGTACGTTAAACCCTAATACTGAAGATACAAACCCTTTGAGTATTAGTGTCTTTGGTGGCCTTGGAATTGACGGAAATGGGGATGGAATTGCTGATCGTAACAATGATGAAGATGTATTATATACAATGGCAAGCTATTTAGCTAACTATGGGTATGATCATGAAAATTTAAAAATTGCATTATGGGATTATTATCAAAGAGACAAAACGGTTGATATTATCCTAGGTAAAGTAAAAATATATAAAGCGTATAATACTCTTGACCTGGATAAACACGCCTTTCCAGTTCCTCTAAGATTCAATTATAGTTATAAGAACACTTGGGGAGATGCGAGAGGTTGGGGTGGCCGAAGAATTCATGAAGGAACAGATATCTTTGCAAATTATGGTACCCCCGTACGATCAACCGGGTACGGAATTGTAGAAATTAAAGGTTGGAATAAGTATGGTGGGTGGCGTGTAGGTATACGTGACATTAATAATACCTACCACTATTTTGCTCATTTAAATGGCTTTACAAAGGATTTAAAAGAGGGGCAAATTGTAGAACCTGGTATGATTATTGGGTCGGTAGGAAGCTCTG
This window contains:
- a CDS encoding DUF3055 domain-containing protein codes for the protein MGERFFLYDDTVETKTRFISFMGDTQRFDLAIIKSDRYYGKSLVLDIQSNRFAIIGTDDLDEPGYIEHAYNLSEEEAEELKSFLYEVV
- a CDS encoding cytosolic protein, with translation MARKDKEEEAYTDFSNVETMHNFLTVEDLPEGPYGSPRGLNEPVFNKSEPWEEGQRYYSAFNYEAKAFHENLPRQFPGAHPTHDDPDVDLEHPYMEKQ
- a CDS encoding DUF1027 domain-containing protein, which produces MICINNICYELVEDTKNGFNEEAFRARYSEILNKYDYIVGDWGYSQLRLRGFYEDQNQKASYDTKISTLSEYLYEYCNFGCAYFVLRRIKK
- a CDS encoding YhcN/YlaJ family sporulation lipoprotein; translated protein: MAALTGCMNPNEAEVYEESGYTINRQDRNEIYNDDGLINNGDKQSNFGYVRHQKSPVPGEVGITNNLPTLNREVMADLISKISITLPNVNEAATLVTDEEVLVVYETNSENRFETADQVKKSALSVVPRWYHVYVSDNPVLIRDIERFGLLDTNVRDVDQILDATIARMLESPQGRKISTGENENGEITGGMNDEYEERAGEEDQDPDKHNILHQQGKLIDDGHTTPHGLGGLGDYDIYKPEENENLYRTNDNRG
- the lipA gene encoding lipoyl synthase, whose translation is MAKKEQHLRKPEWLKIKLNTNENYTGLKKMMREKKLHTVCEEAKCPNIHECWAVRKTATFMILGDVCTRACRFCAVKTGLPNELDWQEPERVADSVVLMGLKHVVVTAVARDDLKDGGAAVFAETVRAIRRKSPLTSIEVLPSDMGGVLDNLKVLMDAKPDIMNHNIETVRSLSDRVRARAKYDRSLEFLKRAKEMNDSIPTKSSIMIGLGETKEEIIETMDDLRANDVDILTLGQYLQPSTKHLKVQKYYHPDEFAELKEIALSKGFSHCEAGPLVRSSYHADEQVNSAQQNKQAKLEAQELEAKEA
- a CDS encoding M23 family metallopeptidase, which codes for MRKFILSLLIISFILPLSISTAFANSEMDQQTIYEERMLLYKNVETVTHIPWYYFAAIDQYERSLRRSRKDLPNAEGLIGIYFKPEIWSGTLNPNTEDTNPLSISVFGGLGIDGNGDGIADRNNDEDVLYTMASYLANYGYDHENLKIALWDYYQRDKTVDIILGKVKIYKAYNTLDLDKHAFPVPLRFNYSYKNTWGDARGWGGRRIHEGTDIFANYGTPVRSTGYGIVEIKGWNKYGGWRVGIRDINNTYHYFAHLNGFTKDLKEGQIVEPGMIIGSVGSSGYGPPGTSGKFPPHLHYGMYKDNGYTEWSFDPFPHLRMWERAERKKKK